The nucleotide window TGGTTTATTTGAATTTGACAACTTAGATCCAATTCCATTAGACGAAGTAGAACCATGGACAGCTATTGTAAAACGTTTCAAAACGGGTGCAATGTCTTACGGTTCGATTTCAAGAGAAGCGCACGAAAACTTAGCGATTGCAATGAACCGTATTGGAGGAAAATCCAATTCAGGCGAAGGTGGAGAAGACAGAACCCGTTTCCAACCAGACGTAAACGGTGACAGTCGTAACTCGGCTATCAAACAAGTAGCTTCAGGACGTTTTGGAGTAACTTCTCACTACTTGACAAACGCGAAAGAGATTCAAATTAAAATGGCTCAGGGTGCAAAACCAGGAGAAGGTGGACAATTACCAGGTGATAAAGTATTGCCTTGGATTGCAGCGGCCCGTAACTCAACTCCTTTCGTAGGATTGATTTCACCTCCGCCACACCACGATATTTACTCAATTGAAGATTTAGCTCAATTAATCTTCGACTTAAAAAATGCTAACAGAGAAGCGCGTATCAACGTGAAATTAGTTTCTGAGGTTGGTGTTGGAACAATTGCGGCAGGTGTTGCTAAAGCAAAAGCTGACGTTGTATTGATTGCAGGTTATGATGGTGGTACAGGAGCTTCTCCATTGACTTCATTGAAACACGCAGGTCTTCCATGGGAACTTGGATTGGCTGAGGCACAACAAACTTTAGTATTAAACAACTTAAGAAGCCGTATCGTTGTAGAATGTGACGGACAATTGAAAACAGGTCGTGACGTAGCTATCGCTGCTTTACTTGGTGCTGAAGAATTTGGTTTCGCTACAGCCCCATTGGTTGCTTCTGGTTGTATTATGATGCGTAAATGTCACTTGAATACTTGCCCGGTAGGTATTGCTACTCAAGATAAGGAATTGCGTAAAAACTTCAAGGGTACTCCTGAACACGTAATTAACTTCTTCTACTATGTTGCAGAAGAGTTAAGAGGTATCATGGCGCAACTTGGATTCAGAACTTTGGAAGAAATGATTGGGCAAACCCACAAAATCAATGCTAACAAAGCAATTACGCACTATAAAGCAAGAGGATTGGATTTATCTTCTATCCTGCACAGACCGGATTCATACAAATACATGACGGTTCGTAACACAGAGAAACAAGACCATGGATTGGACGATGTTATGGATTTCCAAATCTTGAAAGATTCTCACCGTGCTTTATACAGAAAAGAAAAAACAACTTTAGAATATCCTATTAAAAATACCGACCGTTCAGTGGGAGCTATCGTTAGTAACGAAATTTCTAAAATATACGGACACCTAGGGCTACCTGAGGATACTTTGAACGTTAATTTCACAGGTTCTGCAGGACAAAGTTTCGGAGCATTTAGTGCACACGGATTGACTTTCACTGTTGAAGGAAATACAAATGACTATTTAGGAAAAGGATTATCCGGAGCAAAATTAATCATCAAGAAACCAGCTAAAGCGACTTTTGTTGCCTCTGAAAACATCATCGTTGGTAACGTTTGTTTATTTGGAGCGATTGAAGGAGAAGCTTTCATCAATGGTATTGCGGGAGAACGTTTTGCAGTTCGTAACTCAGGTGCCACAGCGGTAGTTGAAGGTGTGGGAGATCACGGTTGTGAGTACATGACTGGTGGAAAAGTTGTAGTTCTTGGTAGAACAGGAAGAAACTTTGCTGCAGGTATGAGTGGAGGTATCGCTTATATCTACGATCCAGAGAATAAATTCACAAACGGTTTATGTAACACTGAAACAATCGAATTTGAAAAAGTGGAAGGAACAGAAGCTGATGAATTGAAAACTTTAATAGAAAGACACGTGGAGTACACACAAAGTACAAAAGGTATCGAACTATTAAATGATTGGGGAACAAGCCTAGAAAATTTTGTAAAAGTAATGCCTACAGAATACAAAAAAGCGCTAAAACGCATGGAAACTGAGGTACAAATGGTTGAAGAATTAACAGCATAACACAATGGGAAAAGTAACAGGTTTTAAAGAATTCGAAAGACAGGATGAATCATACACAGCAGTACAAGAACGTGTAGGACATTATAAAGAATTTACAGTTCCTTTGAGTGAAGCTGAAATTACAAAACAAGGATCACGTTGTATGGATTGTGGTATTCCATTTTGCCACAGTGGATGTCCGTTAGGGAATTTAATCCCTGATTTCAACCACATGGTACACCAAGGTGAATGGCAAAAAGCCTCTTGGATATTACATTCAACAAATAACTTCCCTGAATTCACAGGACGCCTATGTCCTGCCCCATGCGAAAAAGCATGTGTATTAGGGATTATTAACGAGCCAATTTCTATCGAGAATATAGAAAAAAATATTGTGGAGCGTGCTTTCCAAGAAGGATGGATTAAACCACAACCGCCAAAAACAAGAACTGGAAAAACAGTTGCTGTAGTTGGTTCAGGACCTGCTGGTTTAGCAGCTGCGCAACAATTAAACAGAGCTGGACACACTGTTACCGTTTTCGAAAGAGACAATGCAATTGGTGGATTATTACGTTACGGAATTCCTAATTTCAAATTAGAAAAAGAAATTATCGACCGTCGTATTGCTATCCTTGAAGCAGAAGGAATCACTTTCAAAGTAAACACTAATGTTGGTGTTAACTACGATATCAAAGATTTGAAAGCCTTCGATTCTATCGTACTTTGTGGTGGTGCTACTCAAAGAAGAGGATTGCCAACTCCAGGTGCTGATGCTGATGGTGTAGTTCAGGCAATGGATTTCTTAACTCAACAAACTAAAGTTGTTTTTGGAGAGAAAATCGAAAACCAAGTTTTAGCTACTGGAAAAGATGTAATCGTTATTGGTGGTGGAGATACAGGCTCTGACTGTGTGGGTACATCAAACCGTCACGGTGCAAAATCGGTGACTAACTTCGAAATTATGCCAAAACCACCTGTTGGAAGAAGCGAAACAACTCCTTGGCCATATTGGCCGTTACAGTTAAAAACTTCTTCTTCTCACAAAGAAGGTGTTGTTAGAAACTGGTTAATCAATACCAAAGAATTCATCAAAGATGCCAATGGTAAATTGACAGCTCTTAAAACTGTAAACGTAGAGTGGAAAATTGTTCCGGGGCAAGCACCTCAATTAATCGAAATTGAAGGTTCTGAGAAAATCTGGCCTTGTGACTTAGCTTTATTAGCTTTAGGATTTACAGGACCAGAAAAAGGCTTAGCAGAACAATTAGGTATTGAAACTGATTTCAGAAGCAACTATAAAGCAGAATACGGTAAATTCCAAACAAATGTTCCAAATATATTTACCGCTGGTGATATGAGAAGAGGACAATCATTAATTGTTTGGGCTATCTCTGAAGGCCGTGAGGCTGCAAGACAAGTTGATTTATACTTAATGGGAACTACAAACCTTCCTACTAAAGAAGGTGGAGATTTACCAGGTGTATAACATTTGAAACAAAAACTATAAAATCCCTTGATAACATTTTTTGTCAAGGGATTTCTTTTTTAGATCCAATAAGCCATCTGACATAGTTAAAAACTAAAATATTCAATAAAGAAAAAACCAACAAAGCATACTTTTTGCAACATAAAACGACATTCTGTAAAAACTTAACAAAAGTTACATTTGTAAACTAAAGTTATATAAAACAACGAATTAAAGCTGTTTGTTGTAAATAAAACAAAATGTTATGTTTTGTTAAATAACAAGTAATTGTTTGGTCGTAATATTAAAGAATAATAAATTTGTAAAAAATTAATAAATATAAAATGCAAGCAAACGATTTACTACACTTAGCAGAACAATTTGGAAGTCCACTTTATGTGTATGATGCAGAGAAAATACAATCCCAGTACAATCGATTAACGAAGGCATTTTCTAAGGTTGCCAATTTACGCATCAATTACGCCATGAAGGCTTTGTCTAATGTTGCGATACTGCAATTATTGCGAGACATGGGGTCAGGTT belongs to Flavobacterium aquiphilum and includes:
- a CDS encoding glutamate synthase subunit beta — protein: MGKVTGFKEFERQDESYTAVQERVGHYKEFTVPLSEAEITKQGSRCMDCGIPFCHSGCPLGNLIPDFNHMVHQGEWQKASWILHSTNNFPEFTGRLCPAPCEKACVLGIINEPISIENIEKNIVERAFQEGWIKPQPPKTRTGKTVAVVGSGPAGLAAAQQLNRAGHTVTVFERDNAIGGLLRYGIPNFKLEKEIIDRRIAILEAEGITFKVNTNVGVNYDIKDLKAFDSIVLCGGATQRRGLPTPGADADGVVQAMDFLTQQTKVVFGEKIENQVLATGKDVIVIGGGDTGSDCVGTSNRHGAKSVTNFEIMPKPPVGRSETTPWPYWPLQLKTSSSHKEGVVRNWLINTKEFIKDANGKLTALKTVNVEWKIVPGQAPQLIEIEGSEKIWPCDLALLALGFTGPEKGLAEQLGIETDFRSNYKAEYGKFQTNVPNIFTAGDMRRGQSLIVWAISEGREAARQVDLYLMGTTNLPTKEGGDLPGV